One Peribacillus simplex NBRC 15720 = DSM 1321 genomic region harbors:
- the cls gene encoding cardiolipin synthase → MKRRRMEFVFLFILITAVYMILFTHVSFDVKLFFIGLYIFVMFITMISLMLENRFAHETLLWMYVLLFFPVFGYVFYLFSGQLYLKGYLFRSKRKKDREEWKSLVTQVSSPDLSFLNNHQQSFAAFAKNASETTISTSSQTEVLKNGKETFTEIIKQLKKAEKFIHIEYYIFRSDRLGTEIIDILIEKAKNGVEVLFIFDAAGSLSLSNNEVKRMRNAGIKAYPFSPLKQGFFNQKFNFRNHRKIIIIDGEVGFVGGLNVGEEYLGRNKNIGFWRDTHMVLKGEAVFMLHTVFLLDWEYVSGEDVLQERPEFKNTVEQGDGAVQVVASGPDTQQGIMSDFYYSLITSATESIWIASPYFVPNQAIKAAIKHAAIKGIQVRLMVPAINDGFLTQYGSRSYFGELLQFGVEVYSYKKGFLHQKLIIVDGDMASIGTANMDMRSFHLNFEVNVFLMGSRTIDDLVTHYKEDMIDSDKLDPIGYNNRGLLERSKESFARLFSNVL, encoded by the coding sequence ATGAAAAGAAGAAGAATGGAATTTGTATTTTTATTTATTTTAATTACTGCAGTTTATATGATCCTGTTCACTCATGTTAGCTTCGACGTGAAGCTATTTTTTATTGGATTATATATTTTTGTCATGTTTATTACCATGATTTCACTCATGCTGGAAAATAGATTTGCCCACGAGACCCTTTTATGGATGTATGTGCTTTTGTTTTTCCCGGTATTTGGATATGTATTTTATCTATTCTCAGGTCAGCTCTATCTAAAAGGGTATTTATTTCGAAGTAAAAGGAAAAAAGATCGCGAAGAATGGAAGAGTCTTGTCACACAGGTATCATCGCCAGATTTATCGTTCTTGAATAATCATCAGCAATCATTCGCAGCTTTTGCCAAAAATGCATCTGAAACCACCATTAGTACATCATCGCAAACAGAAGTATTGAAAAATGGTAAAGAAACGTTTACAGAAATCATTAAACAGTTAAAAAAAGCTGAAAAATTCATCCATATTGAATATTATATTTTTCGTTCCGATAGGCTTGGCACTGAAATTATAGATATCCTTATTGAAAAAGCAAAAAATGGAGTGGAAGTTTTATTTATTTTTGATGCGGCCGGTAGTTTAAGCCTTTCAAATAATGAAGTTAAACGAATGAGAAATGCAGGGATAAAAGCTTATCCATTTTCCCCATTGAAACAAGGTTTTTTCAATCAAAAGTTTAATTTTAGGAATCACCGTAAAATTATCATCATTGATGGAGAAGTTGGCTTTGTGGGAGGTTTAAACGTAGGAGAGGAATATTTAGGACGAAATAAAAACATCGGATTTTGGAGAGATACACACATGGTCCTTAAAGGTGAAGCGGTATTTATGCTTCATACTGTTTTCCTTTTGGATTGGGAATATGTCAGTGGGGAAGATGTATTGCAAGAACGTCCAGAATTCAAGAATACAGTGGAACAAGGGGATGGAGCTGTCCAGGTGGTGGCTAGCGGTCCTGATACACAACAGGGAATCATGAGTGATTTTTACTATTCACTTATCACTAGCGCGACTGAATCAATCTGGATTGCAAGTCCATACTTCGTACCCAATCAAGCGATTAAAGCAGCAATTAAACATGCCGCAATTAAGGGGATACAAGTTAGGCTTATGGTTCCGGCAATAAATGATGGATTTTTAACGCAATATGGCAGTCGTTCCTATTTCGGGGAGCTACTTCAATTCGGTGTAGAGGTATACTCATATAAAAAAGGTTTTCTACATCAGAAACTTATTATCGTTGATGGTGATATGGCTTCCATAGGAACGGCAAACATGGATATGAGGAGTTTTCATCTGAATTTCGAAGTGAATGTCTTTCTTATGGGCAGCCGTACAATTGATGATCTTGTCACTCATTACAAAGAGGATATGATTGATAGTGACAAACTAGATCCTATCGGGTATAACAATCGTGGTTTACTGGAACGTTCAAAAGAATCATTTGCCAGATTGTTTTCGAATGTACTCTAA
- a CDS encoding exodeoxyribonuclease III yields the protein MKLVSWNVNGIRACVKKGFLDYFKDVDADIFCLQETKLQEGQISLELEGYHQYWNYALKKGYSGTAIFTKEKPLTVKYGVGELDEEPEGRIITLEFENFYMVNVYTPNAKRDLSRLDYRLEWEDGMIDYLRELDLVKPVIFCGDLNVAHQEIDLKNPKPNIGNSGFTNEERGKMTELLDAGFIDTFRHFYPDQEGAYTWWSYMAKVRERNIGWRIDYFIVSKRMADSLIEANIHCDVMGSDHCPVVLETNL from the coding sequence ATGAAATTGGTTTCCTGGAATGTGAATGGAATTAGAGCTTGTGTTAAAAAAGGATTTTTAGATTACTTTAAAGATGTGGATGCAGATATTTTTTGCCTTCAAGAAACTAAGCTTCAAGAAGGGCAGATTTCACTTGAGTTGGAAGGGTACCATCAATATTGGAATTATGCATTGAAAAAAGGATATTCAGGTACGGCCATTTTCACAAAGGAAAAACCGCTTACAGTGAAATATGGCGTAGGGGAGCTAGACGAGGAGCCGGAAGGTAGGATCATAACACTGGAATTCGAGAATTTCTATATGGTGAATGTTTATACACCAAATGCAAAAAGGGATTTATCAAGGCTTGATTATCGTCTCGAATGGGAAGATGGGATGATAGATTATCTTAGAGAACTGGACTTGGTGAAGCCAGTTATCTTTTGTGGGGACCTCAATGTCGCACATCAGGAAATCGACTTGAAAAACCCGAAACCCAATATTGGTAATTCCGGTTTCACTAATGAAGAACGCGGTAAGATGACTGAATTACTTGATGCAGGGTTTATCGATACATTTCGTCATTTTTATCCGGACCAGGAAGGTGCCTATACTTGGTGGTCATATATGGCAAAAGTAAGAGAGCGGAATATCGGGTGGAGAATCGATTATTTCATTGTTTCTAAACGTATGGCGGATTCTTTAATAGAGGCTAACATTCACTGCGATGTCATGGGCAGTGACCATTGCCCTGTTGTCTTGGAAACAAACCTCTAA